AATCTAACTTGGCTGATCACACGAGGATCAAGTGGTCAATTAATACATTCAAATAATGAATCACCAAATTACGAAAGGTGATAACGGGTTAACGGGTAAATTGCACTCATCTTCGCTGTTCAACAGTGCGCATACAAGTGTTTATGGCTTGTATGTTGACCAGAAAAACGAGGGCTATACACCCTTCATAAATTTGACctattgtttttttcctgtaCCTACAAGTCAAAAATAGCTTCTGTGAAACATATCTACTACATTCGAATAGTAACATAAATATTTTGTTCAACCAAAGAGCAAGCTAATCACCTACCTTTGATAGGAGGGGTTCATTGGTGATTTTAAAGTTTCGAAGCCAGTGGGAGGCTTCAATTGGCTGATCAAAGCGTGAGGGGGAGAACGTGGATGGCAGGAGCTCCTTGCAGTTTTTCACCCATAGGTGAGCTACACAGAgataacaaacacatttaacatttgATGTGAATCAACAGAGCCCACTTATACGGACAGATGAATGGAAAGAAAAGAACTGACATGAAAAGTCCACTTGGTTAACATCAGATTGTCTCCAACCCAGTCTATACTCTTCAAAAAGTTTTTGTAGGGGCTATCTTGACACCACTTTAAGTGACCAATCACAAATTATCTGGTGTGTGGGTTCTGTTTAtgaccgtgtttgtgtgttgcggAACTGACCGTCAGGTATATGTAGCACCAGCCATCCCTGTGTGTAACAGTAGTGGAGTGCATGACAGAGTGAAATCGTCTTTCCACAGCCATTTGCCCCATCTGCAGCAGCAGTCAAGGACCATACCGCAACAACAGGAACTAAACACTCAGCCTCATATTCACATCCAGTACAATGTCGTTTGTTGGAGAAAGGATACAGAACATGTAGCGCACGGCAGGCTTGCTGTAGTCTGCCTTCTTCAGATGAGATATAAGCTCCAGGGCGGGCTGCCTCACCATCACACATGTCTCATTAAATGTCTTCATCTaaatgataaaacacacacacacacacacacacaaataagtaaGCATTATACTGTATGGTAAACACTTTCTCCATTGTGTCGATATATGAACATCATTTTACGATACCAGATCAGCTGAACAGGAGTTCGTACTGACAAGCAAAGCAAGGTAAGCTCCTAATGAATGCTTTAGACTCCTATGACCACAATGAGTATTCAAAGAGCAAAGCGAGGTAAGCTCCTGAGGAATGCTTTACAGTCCTAACTTGACCACAATGAGTAATCCCTCGCAACATCTGACCctcaccacccccacaccctgcTACTGGATACCTGTAGCTGGAAACGGGACGGCAGTCCATGTGGGAAGACGGTGCGCAGGTGGACGGGGGACAAGGTGTAGTACTGGCCCATATGTACCTCAGCATGGCAGGCCTGGAaggaggacagggagggggtcacacacacaaatacactgctTTAAAGTAATTCAAATAAAGTTGTCACAGGTACAAGCTGAACACTGAATATAAtaaaacaatactattattCAAATACTAATGGAACAGTGTACATTAACTTGGCCTATATCTCACCAACAGCAGTTAATCACATATAGGCTGGACACAGTATGAACTAATAGTATGCacttacagtgccctccacaattattggcacccttagtgaatacgggcaaaacaggctatgaaaaaatgtgtctttgctgttcatcctcttggtctttcactcaaaatattcacaacattcttaccttttcattgaagtaaaattattgaaagaattttttttttggacagtaaataaaatatttttctccaaaacatgggtgccacaattattggcaccccttaatttaatgttttgagcagccctttcattcactaagggtgccaataattgtggagggcactgtatatctCAGTGGGGGGGCTTTGACCCTTGACTTCTGCATTGCTATCAGTACGTTACAAGTGGTTTGCCCAACTAGTCAAAATCACTAACATGATGTAGGGTgttatgtgtgtggtatgtgggGCTGACACGTACTGGGTCACTCTCTCTGGTCCTGAAGAAAGACAGCTCTTTGGGCAGCTCAGGCTCCACAGCCACTGCTTCCAGCTGCTGGCCCCTCCTGCTACTGTGCAAGTGCCGGGCTTGGGTCACCTGGTGATGACAAACTCCATTAACGCACTGATGCATTATTTGATGGCAAACTCCATTAATGTATTGGTACATTCATTAATAGAAAAAGCTCCATTCATGCATTGGTGCATTAAGTAACGCCAAAGGTCAATGAAAGCATTGTTGAACATAGTCAGAATTAAGtctgaaaaatataaaaaatatattagcAAATACATACCGCCTGTCGCAACCGCAACGACAATCTGTGTAGAGTCATGATctgaagagagggggggtatcTTACATACCAAGAAACAATCTGACAGCTAAGGAGCTAAGCAAACGAGTTTTCCCTATTCCAGTTCGGGTAGAAACAGTAACCTCctctaacgttagctaaaccTGTAATGTGATATGAAGTagaatattcaattcaattcaattcaattaaatgttaTTTGTATAGCGCTAAAACCATACAATTGTCTCaatgcgctttacagagcccaattTCTGAACCCCCttatatagaatatatatacatatatatataatatatgtgcATTAATATTGGCACAGAAATAGCTACTAGCTACATGTCATATACACTGGGCATGTAACGGTGTCAAATGAGTGTAAGCAACCTATTGACATTGCATAACAGTGTTATTAGCACCTGGAAGTCAACCGCTAGACATCACATTGGGTAGCAGGCTAATTATATCAATGCCTAAGCACCTGTACAAGCTTTAAGTTCACTGTTGAAATTAGCCCAATAGCTTACCCTCGAAAGGTGTTCATGCACGGAAACCAGTCATACACAGGACATCAACACTGTGCTACGATTTGATTGTAATTTGCTGTCACACCCGCGGCTATTCTGTCACGACGCAACATTCATGGACGCGGCCATCTTTGACAAGATCAAACGGAAGTTACGTCGGGAGTATGTTCTTCATAGCTCACGTGGATATATTTTGCAATAACATGGCTTACTGCCACCTACAGGTGAATTAGCTACGCTTTAAGGAAAAGACGGTGTAGCCTACATCGTGAGAAGAAACTTGTGACTGAAGTTGTTTTAACTTAATCATAAAAAGTGCCGAAAACCAGTAGTCCTACTTGATTAGATTTGTGTTAACTCATCACTTCTTTTTTTCGTGTTGTCCCATTTGCATCCGATGTCAAGATGTTTTTCTGAAATATATATAGCAAATCGTTATCTGATCTCTGTATGTCTGAtaccatcagaacacacacagcatagttAACAGAACAGTTATCATACCAAACAAGACTTTTCATCTTGGCAGTTTCTTACACATTATAAAGTTTTGAAAACTTGTCTAAGCCTGTGACTTGGCACCATAGGAACACTTATGCAAAACCATATCAACtcacaaatattttaaataacatCACTAACTCTTTTTCCACCGCAATAAGTTGTGTCTTATGGAGCATATACCTTTCACACAGTCCATTGCCACCTAAGTCTCAAACGGACGTTTGGCACTTTCAGAACAATCATGATTTAAATAACACCACAGTGGCATTAGAGAATGTgcgcatatttttttttgtttcagacCAGCCTCAAGAGAACATATGGGTCAGAAATTTGGTTCAGAAAGTCAAACAAAAGTCTTGTTCATCCACTACAATGATGTCAGTACACAAAGGCTCTGTGCATTGGGTGCCAACTTAGCAAGGTTGTCTAACTGTTAAGGTGCTCTTTACTGTCGTAAACTGCAATTTATATGGACCTACAATGAGTACTAGTACACCTGCACACTAATGCAGGTGGTATCTGCTTTGACCTATGGTGCTAAATGCACAGGAGACAGGACATGTATTGGTGCATTCATTAATAGAAAAAGCTCCATTCATGCATTGGTGCATTAAGTAACGCCAAAGGTCAATGAAAGCATTGTTGAACATAGTCAGAATTAAGtctgaaaaatataaaaaatatattagcAAATACATACCGCCTGTCGCAACCGCAACGACAATCTGTGTAGAGTCATGATctgaagagagggggggtatcTTACATACCAAGAAACAATCTGACAGCTAAGGAGCTAAGCAAACGAGTTTTCCCTATTCCAGTTCGGGTAGAAACAGTAACCTCctctaacgttagctaaaccTGTAATGTGATATGAAGTagaatattcaattcaattaaatgttatttatatagcgctaaaCTTGCCAACTTAGCAAGGTTGTCTAACTGTTAAGGTGCTCTTTACTGTCGTAAACTGCAATTTATATGGACCTACAATGATTATTAAATTCTGAAAACATTAACAAAACAGCACTTTATGGTTTTCATCTGAATTCATTTCAAGCTTTTTTCATACACCTGAAAAATTCAAATGTGCCTTTAAATATTACAAACACTAGTACACCTGCACACTAATGCAGGTGGTATCTGCTTTGACCTATGGTGCTAAAtgcacaggagacaggagagcatCTAAACATGCTAAAGTGAGCCACGTGGATTTTATGTTCATCCATGAGCCGTAAGGGAAGTGGAAGGTGTACCTTCAGTAAAATCAGAGGTAAGGACACAGGTAGTCATTCGGCATTACCTGGATATCACCTGGACACCAACTAATCTTTCTGTAAAATATGTTCTGCCCTGTTGCACAAGTGACTGCACGGTGGATGTTGTATCACTGATATCCTCCTTGGGGATAAGACTTGCAATGGATTTTGGCCGTCTACAAGAGTAAAGTTACAAAAGATTGTGCAGGACTTCATCTCAATAATTCTTGATTTCAGTtattttaaatatgtaataGGCCATTTGATGGCCAATGGGTAGGCTATACATgacttagtcttagtctttttttttaagtgagttGTTATTGCAGGTCACATAAGACAATTTCCCATTTCAATAAGCCTCTGGATATTAGGCTActtcacacaatcatacacTTCAGGAGCTTCAAGAGCAAAAAAATGACTGACTGAATTGCATTTGTGATAATAACAGAACCAATTAAATAATGAGAATAAAGATACATGATAGCATCGGTTATAAAAATCTTTCAGATGATTGTAAAATTATGCTTTAAAGTAGGCAGTCTAGATTCTAGCCCACTATTTCGGGTTTCCAACGCccccatacaacacacacagcctagcctacacatacacacgaacacgcacgcacacacaaacaaacacgcaaacaaacatCGGCAGAGTGGTAAATGACACGGCGTTTACTTGGGCCCAGTGTTTATTATGATCGATTAGGTCAGGGCTCAGAGACCGCGGACGCCGGATCAGTGACCAGTGACTGTCTGTAGCCTACTGCTCGGCTCAGCTGAGTCCTCCACGGCTATGGGAGTTTGCCTTTAAGCTCTCGCACGGACACCGGAGGACCGAGGTGCGTCCGGGGAGAGGGGGGCAGCACAAGGGATAGATCAAAATTGGATCCTAATTCGCTGATGTCGCCGCCATCTTGTTGATACTTTGCAGTCATCATTTCGTTACATTTCCAAGTGCCTCTATACTTTTCTTCACTAAAATGCGCCCCTCGACTACAAATTACTAATTTACTTGATGGTGTGTTATGAAAATGTTGTGTCTATATTGACGTCATTTCAGCTAGGCTACCATGGTGTTGAGGAAAGTAAAACATTCGTGGGCACCGATGTTTTTCTGACACTTGCGACTTTCCTGACGCCTCGTGTTTTAGACTGTGAGGAAGGCTTAACAGCGATTCCAAAAAACAGTACAATCTGGCGACTCTCACCTGACGGATAGTCACATGCGGACGACCGCAGGGGCAGATCCGTCTTGCGTTACAAAACATCGTTGTCAGATGTAGAAACAACTAGCTATGAAATTGTATTGTTAATTTGTTACCATTGACCACTTTAGGCTATATCAACTGCTGCAGAGCGAAAATCGAAAAGTCTCAAGTTCGTTGGTGTATCCTTCCTGCATTAGAAATATGAAGTGCACTTCGCAAACGACTTTAAGCGAATGTGTTAGAAGTCCTGGTTTCCATAGCTGACCAAATAGATTAGTTTACACTTAAAGATGCAGTAGCTAACGCAGTGCCGTCAAGTCCACAGTCTTATCTGACCTGTTTTTGCTGTCTCTGACCAGTCTGTTTTCCCAGTCTTTGCACGAATTTGCTGTAACCTATAAGCTGTTAAGGCTGTAGCCTATCTCCAACGGCCTCTTGTGTACAGTAGCTTCTTCAGATCCAGGTAGCCTATGATGATTTTAAGACTGGGAATATTCATGAGTAGCCCACCATATCATCAAACGACTAAAAGTCTACAGTAGCTTATAACTAACTGCGTCAGAATCACACCAACCGATAACAACTAGACACACAACATTCAATCACCTCTTTGAGTTGTTTACCAAACTTGTCATAACACAATTTCCTCAGTGCTTATTGCACAAAAGCTATGCAGCACTTAACAGTCCAGTTCATCCCTCCTCCTCAATCCCTATATCTGCCTGCCAACGTGGTGGAGATCTCGGTACACAATGTACGACCACGCTTTTGATGTAAAACAACTGcgcaagagatggagagagagagagagagagagagcggagtgggagggaggagagagtggtgtTGCACAATGTGTTATATTAATCCACTCTAACGCGGAATGGACTTAAGCTCATACATTCTCTCCCTCATGTGAGCTGTTTTCGTTTATTTGACTGCACGGGTAAGATAACGCTTTCTGAAACTGATGCTATGTCCGGAATTTTGCTTTGATTAGCCTACACGCAGAGTAGACTACGCACTGCAAGTGAAATGGCGTTACTTATTTATAAACGGTAACAGGCAAGCATGGCAAACCTGGATGAGAATTGTGGTTTAACTGAGATACTGAATGCTCAGATGGCCtcaggtgtttgtgtttaaaatgcTCAGTGTTTTGGGGCAGAAGTGTTGTTGTCATACGGGGTAATTGTGTTATCGTTAATGCCGCTAAATATGGGCGATGATGAGATTATTAGGCTTAGTGACAGTGAGTGATCTGACTCATACCCACCCACTCTCAGTCTATTAAAGAAATTAAATGATATCGTTTCTTCTCATTATCCTTCTCGATCagtctctcccttctttccatCATCTTGATAGAGTTTatattctctctccatttcattcGGTTTGGCTAATTACGCATGATCTCCAGCCGTCTGAAATTCAGGTATTATTTAGCTGTACCATCACTTTTTCCCCGAAGTTTTGAGCCTGCGTGCACGTCACCAGATCGGTGTTTTCCTCCGTGTTGTAGTATGTGTTATTGATTGAACCTCAGCTAACCCTGCTGTTCCATTTCCCTTGCCTTCCAGTAGccatacctctctctgtctcctctctgcctctatttTTGgactttctcccccccccccatctatcTAGGTCAATGATGAGGTGGGGATGTGCTTGTCTCACTGCTCAGCTAAAGGGCATCTGCTATTTGCCATTGCAATTGTCGCTATGAGCTAAATGGctgcccccaccacccccttgtAACTACTGTATGCATCTAACATAGGCCCTACTGTATGACTGTCACAGCAGCTCTCTCAGTTTATGGATGATGTGTCTGAGGAGGGGACTGTTCACCTGTATTTTCACTTTCCATTTTAGTGACATGCCGTAGTCTGGTTATCAATCAGATTGTAAAACTCACTGTTCAGGACAGAAAGATTCGGCCACGTAGTGCGCAACTGTCCGTTTTCCCTTAAGAACACAGATCGACACAGTACAGTCTACCTACCTGCATCAAAGttcatgttttgttgttgtcgaTGCTAGAACTTGTTTGTTGTTACCTGGTTATCAGCCATGGCTGAACTGAAGCCAAACTGAGTAGATTTGCGGTAAGAGGGACTTACTAGGGATGAAAAGGAGGGTGCATTGTGAGCAGTTGAGATCATGATAGGTGGGGAGTtaagagaggacagaagaggaacCAAACAATGAAAACGTTGTCTTTATTTCCCTACGGAGAGCTAAAGAATGCAAGTTTGTAAAAAGTCAGATGTAAGATATTTTGATATGACTCTAGAGACAGGAAGAATGAATGGGTGTGTTTCAGTAGAAAAAAACCCCATTAAACTATGAAGCAGTGAGCGAGAAGGAAGGATAGCGTGTGTGTCTTGGCAGTGTTTTTAACCGGCTCtgggaaagatagagatagagataaaaaCGGGCAGAGCTGTAGAGGGGGAAGAAGTGACTGTGTTGCCTCTGTGGGGTATGTGAAGTCAGCTCGGTGGAATTGCATTTTATCTCATGTCTTATTAGGGATCAGCTATTGCACTCAATTCCACACAGATGAGGCAAAGCTAAAGAACATTTCCAAAGTATGTTTTAGCCTTCTTCCAAAAAACATGATTAACCctagtggaggggggggggggatgaatgaAAGGTTGAAGTAGAGAAAGCATAGTTTTGATTAACAAGTCAGTGCCCAGACTGACCTCCACGTATGGTGCTTtaaaagagagaagatgaatgGAATCAGTGCTGATTTAACACAGGGGCCAGCTCTGAGAGGTTTGAAAGTCAGTGGAGAATAAGACTGagtacgtgagagagagaaaagagggacagaggaagaaagtgagaggaagtaatgagaaaaagagagcggagagaacgagggagacagagagtgggaggtAGAGTGTGATTGATTGGGGCGAGAGGTTGGTGGCGAGGGAGTCGGAGAGCAGTGAAGTATGGACATGAGGCAAGGTTAGAGCGAGTcggggagagagaacagagagaacaggaaaggagaggagagagtaggggagagtaggagagagagaatagagaacaggagaggagaggacaggagatgagggaggaggagagcagaggagatgagagaggaggagaggacaggggaggagtgacgaggagaggacaggggaggatTGAGGAAGCGGGCTGACCGGTGTGTAAAAGCCGCAGACAGAGAAAAGTGGGCAGGCAGAAGGGTTCCAGGGGAAAAGAGGCACTTCGGAGCCAGAGTGAAAGtctccatcctctccatccACAGCAAAGGCAGCGGCACTTCCTCACTCCACATGCAGTCCGTAATTGATGCATTTGGCTCGCTGGCTTTTGGAAGTACTCTGTGACATTGACATTGTAAGTTCAGTGTAGATGAGTGTAATTTGTGCAGAGGTAGTGCCCCGGGCTATGGTTGTGTGCACCGGGCTGGGCTGACTCTGTCTTTATTTAGGAAACGGGCTCTGGGTCTGATGGGTCCCTCGGGTTGCGTTATACGCTGAGGTCATCATTCTGAATCATCGGCAGAATGACCTCAGCTTATGCGGGAAAGCACCTGCTTTTTCGGACGAGTCCCAGGAGAGACGTTTTAGGCTGTCGTCCTTCTCACTGAAAAAAATGTGTCAGGTTTTAGTTTCAGAGTAGCTTAACTTTGGGTAGAGATGACCGTATTTTGCCTTTGGTGATATTTTCTGCCCCAGCTACTACAACTGTGTCTTGACCTAATTTAGTGTTGCTGGAAATGTAGGCTACGCAATGCCATATATGTCTACAGTTAATTTCAAATCATCATTTGTTATAGTTGTTTTTACGATCCATCCATTTCCTGAAACAACATAACATTTCCTATGATATTATTGCATGAAGaaacattgattgattgagaaaAATATTACTAACATCTTTTTGCtttatttttcctcttcttcatcaccAACATCCATCATTTCTTGGAAACCCCAAACATGGACAAAAACAAAGTCATTCATCTTCAATGTATCCCTCTCTGACAATTTCCTCATCATCCCATGAGGCCCCAGCTAGcttgtcattgaaaaagcatCTGTACTCTCTGCCTCATCCATCTCCACCTAGAAAACACATCTAGGTCCAAGAATGAATGGGTGGTCACTCACACGTCCTCCTCTGCCCTTGTTAGAAACCGCACAGGAGTCGCATAAGGGAGCGGACGATCGGGAGCAGGAGATGTCAGGAGGGACTGAGGGAGAAGACGCAACACCGGAGGCCGCCGTTGGGGGCAACAGGTCTGAGGGAGGGCAGGAGTTTTCTGTGAAAGAGGCTGATTATTCCGAGGGTTGTGTCAAACTGAAGATCGGACTTGGGACAAAACGGACGAAGAAGCCTCCCAAGATACTAGAGAACTACGTGTGCCGTCCACATATAAGGACTTCGCTGAGACAAGGACGAGGCAGTGGGAGTGGCAGTCAAGGTGGAAGAAGCGGGGCCAAGAATGAGGTAACAGGAGCTAACCAATCACAGAGCCCGACGAGGGGTAAAGACAGGAAAGATGCCATGATCTTGGACCAGAGCTCCAGTTTGGCATCCACAGCCCTGTCTTGCTCTCCATCGTCAACAGCCCCTGACACATCGGCCACTGCTGCTGAGGCTCCTGTGTCTTTGTCAGCAAAGAGGGTAAGAGTGTGCCtcttttaaccccccccccccatcacaaaTTCTATGCCTTGAATGTAGGATAACAATGATGTAATTGCATCTTTGTGGCCAAATCAGCGAGACCATTAAATCAAGTGTTCACTCATCCACAATGACTCTTGAGTTGGAAACAAAGAGCTGATGCAAAGTGTTCTGTAAATAGTTGCTGTAAACTTCAGGTGGTGTTTCAGAGATGCCTGCAGCCATGAACTTGTGTTTTACACTTCCTTTGAATTTTATGAGTCATAAAAATAACGCACAAATCAAGCATCACAATAAATGTTAGAACCTCTCATTTCTTTTAGGAGCAATTTATAGCCACCAATAGCTGTGTCTCTCCTGAGTCTATTTTTACCTCACTTTCTGTACCtgctctcatttctctctccccctttctctctctgtctgtctgcctccctttctctctgtccttctctctctcctctcctctttccactCTCTGCATGTCTCTAACTGAGCGACCTCATCTGCATTTCTGATGCTTGACTCCTCAGCTCCGTgctcatttcttttttaatctcATTTGGTGTCAGATTGACAGTTCTCAACTTGTCCTCATTGTGAAAATACAAggtaccatctctctctctctctctctctctctctctctctctctctctctctctctctctctcgctctctctctgtctgtctctgtctctgtcagccTGTCAGTCTTGTGCAAGATGTGTAATTACCACCAAATAGTTTCCTGAATAAAGAGACTTGTGAGGGTAGTGACTCAAAACCCTACTTAAAACTTCCTCTTTGGAATTCATTGTGTGTATAACTTTAATGGTACGATCCTGACCTTGTTTGCATATCTGTATTTCTCTGCAGGCTCCTCCAAAGTTGGCACACAAGGCAGGGATGAAGGACCATTTCTCGGAGGGACCCGCAAAACTAAACCAAAATGGGAATAAGTTACCTGGTTCTGGCAAGACAGATAAGTCCCCTCCTTCGAGTTCTCTATCGCCTACCCCTGCTgcctcccccccatcccctacCAAACAGCACTCCACTGTGCAAGAGGGCGCCAAGGTCACCAACGGGGGTACTCCGAGAGATGAGAAGAGCACTGTCCCCAACCAGGGAAACTCATCTGGCAGTGCCGAGAAGCTCAACAAACGCAATGCCACCTCTAACATCAACCgcttaaaacaacagaaagCCAGGGCTTGCaaactgcactctctctcagatTCTCATGTCTCCTCTGTTGGAAATAGTGCAGCTATTTCTTCCGTACACAATTCATGTTCCAGCCCTGCTCTCTCAGATGCAAGCACCTGTCTTGCTGCATCGAAAGAAACTGGTAATGACCAGGGTAAGCCCTTGCCTTTTTCCCAGGAGGAGACGGTaactgcagagagagatgaggctgAAGACACGAAAAAAAGCAACTCTCTGTCAGCGACTAACACGGGCACTTCATCAACCATGATGGCAGCAAACAGCAATAAAAGCACCAGTGGTAAAGTGCATTCCCATGCGCTATCCCCGATACCGCCCATAAATTCAGACCAAAGTGATGGACAAGTGCCTGCAGGGGAAATGGACAGCGCCTCCTCCCTGACCAGCCCAACCAGTGGATGTATCACAAATCTGTCCGAAAGAAGCTTTGGATCTGTGCAATGGAAGGATAATAATACAGGCGTAGATAATCCAAAAGACTTGAGTGTAAATAAGCCAACAGTTGCCTCTGAACAAATGAAAGTAGACAGTGCTGGCAGCAAGGGATCCCCGAGTGGCCAGAGCAGGAGGAGTGCTTCTCTGCAGCAGGATTGTGTTATCACTCCGCCGGCTGCCTCCTCAAAATGTCCCTCGCCCGAGCAGGACCGGAGGCCCTTGAAGAAACGCAAAGGCCGCTGTCCCCGTTGGACGAAGACGGTACATCAGGCCCAGATGTTGACACCAGACAAGAGTGCTGGTCTTGAATCCAACAGCACTTCCCCCCAGCAGGTAGTCAAACC
The DNA window shown above is from Clupea harengus chromosome 11, Ch_v2.0.2, whole genome shotgun sequence and carries:
- the dap3 gene encoding 28S ribosomal protein S29, mitochondrial isoform X2; its protein translation is MFCNARRICPCGRPHVTIRQIMTLHRLSLRLRQAVTQARHLHSSRRGQQLEAVAVEPELPKELSFFRTRESDPACHAEVHMGQYYTLSPVHLRTVFPHGLPSRFQLQMKTFNETCVMVRQPALELISHLKKADYSKPAVRYMFYGANGCGKTISLCHALHYCYTQGWLVLHIPDAHLWVKNCKELLPSTFSPSRFDQPIEASHWLRNFKITNEPLLSKLKTTQRYVWTKRESTEEGRTLAELVEQGVARVRTSSDVVGALLKELRLQAGQPMEGRQEGFRLAVAVDGVNALWGRTSLKKEDKSVVAPEELTLIHNLRKMMKNDWCGGAVISSLSQTGSLFKPKDVYLPQELLGEDGFDDMDPFVPVPVSNYSEKESESCYLYYMDRNWLQHPHSRTEEGKKELLFLSNRNPNVLERLCASL
- the dap3 gene encoding 28S ribosomal protein S29, mitochondrial isoform X1, translated to MFCNARRICPCGRPHVTIRQIMTLHRLSLRLRQAIMTLHRLSLRLRQAVTQARHLHSSRRGQQLEAVAVEPELPKELSFFRTRESDPACHAEVHMGQYYTLSPVHLRTVFPHGLPSRFQLQMKTFNETCVMVRQPALELISHLKKADYSKPAVRYMFYGANGCGKTISLCHALHYCYTQGWLVLHIPDAHLWVKNCKELLPSTFSPSRFDQPIEASHWLRNFKITNEPLLSKLKTTQRYVWTKRESTEEGRTLAELVEQGVARVRTSSDVVGALLKELRLQAGQPMEGRQEGFRLAVAVDGVNALWGRTSLKKEDKSVVAPEELTLIHNLRKMMKNDWCGGAVISSLSQTGSLFKPKDVYLPQELLGEDGFDDMDPFVPVPVSNYSEKESESCYLYYMDRNWLQHPHSRTEEGKKELLFLSNRNPNVLERLCASL
- the dap3 gene encoding 28S ribosomal protein S29, mitochondrial isoform X3; translation: MTLHRLSLRLRQAIMTLHRLSLRLRQAVTQARHLHSSRRGQQLEAVAVEPELPKELSFFRTRESDPACHAEVHMGQYYTLSPVHLRTVFPHGLPSRFQLQMKTFNETCVMVRQPALELISHLKKADYSKPAVRYMFYGANGCGKTISLCHALHYCYTQGWLVLHIPDAHLWVKNCKELLPSTFSPSRFDQPIEASHWLRNFKITNEPLLSKLKTTQRYVWTKRESTEEGRTLAELVEQGVARVRTSSDVVGALLKELRLQAGQPMEGRQEGFRLAVAVDGVNALWGRTSLKKEDKSVVAPEELTLIHNLRKMMKNDWCGGAVISSLSQTGSLFKPKDVYLPQELLGEDGFDDMDPFVPVPVSNYSEKESESCYLYYMDRNWLQHPHSRTEEGKKELLFLSNRNPNVLERLCASL